A window of Methanolobus sediminis contains these coding sequences:
- a CDS encoding DUF2971 domain-containing protein, whose protein sequence is MSRENSSDSIFYKYLSVSRGKKLDKRKLDMLKNNQLWFSSPSCFNDLFDSQIDVVLKATKAELIDFYIDLVGYRVTDNEIDNYISENLEKLDDGNYLKKPSEASMNDFRDNFKILSLTKKNNNDVMWSHYADNNKGICLCLKAVQHPDFFAINFDSELLELYEMKYSDAVPEPIHYFNAKMDDLRNCLLTKKLNWVYEEEYRLIDFQYNSSKKKGILKTFDKSSLVGIIFGLNTPHNHILEIYKCIKKYFLDEGFDVHFYKCEKYQGDRTLLPIKIEIEHYLK, encoded by the coding sequence ATGAGTAGAGAGAACAGTTCAGACTCTATATTTTACAAATATTTATCAGTATCTAGAGGCAAAAAACTAGATAAGCGCAAGTTGGATATGTTGAAAAACAATCAGTTGTGGTTTTCATCCCCCTCGTGTTTTAATGATTTATTTGATTCTCAGATTGATGTTGTTTTAAAAGCAACTAAAGCTGAATTGATAGATTTTTATATTGACTTGGTAGGATACAGAGTTACTGACAATGAAATTGATAACTATATTAGTGAAAATTTGGAAAAACTTGATGATGGAAATTATCTAAAAAAGCCAAGCGAAGCATCAATGAATGACTTTAGAGATAATTTTAAAATACTTTCTTTAACTAAAAAGAATAATAATGATGTAATGTGGAGTCACTACGCCGATAATAATAAAGGTATTTGTCTTTGTCTTAAGGCGGTACAACATCCTGATTTTTTTGCAATCAATTTTGATTCAGAACTATTAGAGTTATATGAAATGAAATACTCAGATGCAGTTCCTGAACCAATTCACTATTTTAATGCAAAAATGGATGATTTAAGAAATTGTTTGCTTACAAAAAAATTAAATTGGGTATATGAGGAAGAATATAGGTTAATTGATTTTCAGTATAACTCATCTAAGAAAAAGGGGATTTTAAAAACTTTTGATAAAAGTTCACTAGTAGGCATAATATTTGGATTAAACACCCCACATAATCATATACTAGAAATATATAAGTGCATCAAAAAATATTTTCTTGATGAAGGATTTGATGTTCACTTTTACAAATGTGAAAAATATCAAGGGGATAGAACATTGCTTCCAATTAAAATAGAAATTGAACACTATTTAAAATAA
- a CDS encoding DUF5714 domain-containing protein, which yields MDIGYEENTKNDVCRMRDDHSSLIQVLSTDTSNSCKTDCLVCGTEVDYLSEPVNATCHYCGVEEKTYFVCKDRHYVCNRCHSKDALAVIENICTTTKLANPLAIAEIIMKHPGIHMHGPEHHSLIPAALVAAYQNYTGNTDKKQIIEAINRGSMIPGGFCGIHGACGAGVGVGIAMCILLEATPLTPEERAHANWATACTLKCIADAGGARCCKKSTRISLEEGMKYLSDMFDLSWHEKADFNIKCEYMQYNKECDENCRYRNDS from the coding sequence ATGGATATTGGATATGAGGAAAATACAAAGAATGATGTTTGTAGAATGAGGGATGATCATAGTTCTTTGATCCAGGTTTTGAGTACAGATACCAGTAACTCCTGCAAGACAGATTGTCTTGTCTGTGGTACTGAGGTAGATTATCTGAGCGAACCGGTGAATGCAACATGTCATTACTGCGGAGTTGAGGAGAAGACGTACTTCGTGTGCAAGGATAGACATTATGTCTGCAACAGATGCCATTCCAAGGATGCCCTTGCTGTGATCGAGAATATATGCACTACAACGAAACTCGCTAACCCGCTTGCAATTGCAGAAATCATTATGAAACACCCCGGCATCCACATGCATGGACCGGAACACCATTCTCTTATCCCTGCGGCCCTTGTTGCTGCTTATCAGAACTATACCGGCAATACGGATAAGAAACAAATTATTGAAGCTATCAACCGTGGAAGCATGATTCCCGGTGGTTTTTGTGGCATTCACGGAGCATGTGGTGCAGGAGTAGGAGTGGGCATTGCAATGTGCATATTGCTGGAAGCCACCCCCCTCACACCAGAGGAAAGAGCACATGCCAACTGGGCTACTGCCTGTACCCTGAAATGCATAGCCGATGCAGGTGGAGCCAGATGCTGTAAAAAGTCAACCCGTATCTCACTGGAAGAGGGAATGAAGTACCTGTCCGATATGTTCGACCTCAGCTGGCATGAGAAAGCAGATTTCAATATTAAGTGCGAATATATGCAGTACAACAAGGAATGTGACGAAAATTGCAGGTACAGGAACGATTCCTGA
- a CDS encoding SDR family NAD(P)-dependent oxidoreductase, with amino-acid sequence MTTDNMADENTETCRKTVLITGGAGGIGQEFAKLFARDGYDLLLVDRAKEELKHVRDSLQAINLNMSILLLEQDLTEPDSAEKVHAFTSERGLHIDVLINCAGFGSFGFVNDIDVEKELDMLQLHVITLYRMTRLYLKEMIRHNEGTIINVSSISAFQPNPYFATYGASKSFVLNFSRALNYELKEKGTNVKVLAVCPTAVKDTGFKAAAGMEHTRAFHSWMSVNAKVVARDTYNALGSDRDVVIPGRGLGLLHRVVSFLPVKWLMRISRCELKEGSGIRLKETFICSHDKGTDQ; translated from the coding sequence ATGACAACTGATAATATGGCGGATGAGAACACAGAAACTTGCAGAAAGACTGTTCTTATTACAGGAGGTGCAGGTGGTATCGGGCAGGAATTTGCAAAGCTCTTTGCCAGGGATGGCTATGACTTGCTGCTTGTGGACAGGGCGAAAGAAGAGCTGAAGCATGTTCGGGATTCTTTACAGGCCATTAACCTGAATATGAGCATATTGCTGCTGGAACAGGATTTGACGGAACCTGATTCTGCCGAGAAGGTGCATGCATTTACCAGTGAACGCGGACTCCACATAGATGTGCTGATCAACTGTGCGGGTTTTGGGTCCTTCGGTTTTGTCAACGATATCGATGTAGAAAAGGAACTGGACATGCTGCAACTGCATGTTATTACACTTTACAGGATGACACGGCTTTATCTTAAGGAAATGATCAGGCACAATGAAGGTACGATAATAAACGTGTCATCAATTTCGGCTTTCCAGCCGAATCCTTATTTTGCTACTTATGGTGCCAGCAAGAGTTTTGTGCTGAACTTTAGCAGGGCACTGAATTATGAACTGAAGGAGAAGGGAACGAATGTAAAGGTACTTGCTGTCTGTCCCACAGCCGTGAAAGATACGGGATTCAAGGCAGCGGCCGGGATGGAGCACACAAGAGCTTTCCATTCGTGGATGTCTGTGAATGCGAAAGTTGTAGCACGTGACACGTACAATGCGCTTGGATCAGACAGGGATGTGGTCATACCAGGCAGAGGTTTAGGTTTGCTGCATCGTGTAGTCAGCTTTCTGCCGGTTAAGTGGCTGATGAGGATTTCACGCTGTGAACTGAAAGAAGGCAGCGGTATACGCTTAAAAGAGACGTTCATCTGTTCCCATGATAAGGGAACTGATCAATGA
- a CDS encoding aldehyde dehydrogenase family protein, whose protein sequence is MEQDIQTIFRSQKENSSRLAQMSVKERLERVERIDNYLKDENNLSKLYNALYNDLRKPEVEVIATEVGIVQTQISHLKKNLNKWDRDHRVSTPLPLLGTRSYIRYEPKGVVLILSPWNFPLNLSLVPLVYAIAAGNAVVLKPSEISSHTSAYIKKMIGELFRWDEVAVVEGDVSVATRLLEMPFNHIFFTGSPRVGKIVMGKAAEHLSSVTLELGGKSPAIIDETANIQQIARRLAWAKSVNCGQTCVTPDYVIIHESKKREFIKEFRSAITELYNRSGSGTENSPDYCRIISKYHFMRLNSLYKDALEKGASLLTGGYFEEDDLFISPTLLDGISEEMSIMQEEIFGPLLPVLTYHDRLEVSEIISRHPNPLMLYIASREKKNIRYFMDGNPAGGTVINDYMLGYSNPNLPFGGVNNSGIGKSLGFHCFMEFSNKRSVIHRKWGSLDMIYPPYNSRVLWLVKNLYGWM, encoded by the coding sequence ATGGAACAGGATATTCAGACGATATTCAGATCACAGAAAGAAAACTCATCCAGACTTGCACAGATGAGCGTAAAGGAAAGACTGGAACGTGTGGAGCGCATCGATAATTACCTGAAGGATGAAAATAACTTATCAAAACTATATAATGCACTTTACAATGATCTGCGAAAGCCAGAGGTCGAGGTCATAGCAACAGAAGTAGGAATTGTTCAGACCCAGATAAGCCACCTGAAGAAGAATCTCAATAAATGGGACCGGGATCACAGAGTCTCCACTCCGTTACCATTGCTCGGAACCCGGTCCTACATTCGCTATGAACCCAAGGGAGTGGTTCTCATTCTATCACCATGGAACTTCCCTCTGAACCTCTCCCTTGTTCCTCTGGTCTACGCTATTGCTGCAGGCAACGCTGTGGTATTAAAACCAAGTGAGATTTCATCCCACACTTCAGCTTATATTAAAAAAATGATAGGCGAGCTTTTCAGATGGGATGAGGTGGCTGTTGTCGAAGGCGATGTCTCAGTGGCAACCAGGCTATTGGAGATGCCATTTAATCATATATTTTTTACAGGCAGTCCCCGTGTCGGAAAGATTGTCATGGGAAAAGCCGCTGAGCATCTTAGCAGTGTGACCCTGGAACTTGGAGGAAAATCACCTGCTATCATTGATGAAACAGCAAATATCCAACAGATAGCAAGACGCCTGGCATGGGCGAAATCCGTCAACTGTGGTCAGACTTGTGTGACCCCGGACTATGTTATCATCCATGAATCAAAAAAAAGAGAGTTCATTAAGGAGTTCAGGTCAGCTATCACAGAACTATACAACAGATCCGGAAGCGGTACGGAAAACTCACCGGATTACTGCAGGATTATCAGTAAATATCATTTCATGAGACTTAATTCCCTGTATAAGGATGCACTTGAAAAAGGTGCTTCTCTGCTTACAGGCGGGTATTTTGAAGAAGATGATCTTTTCATTTCTCCCACATTACTGGATGGTATCTCTGAAGAGATGAGCATTATGCAGGAAGAGATATTCGGTCCATTGCTTCCGGTACTTACCTATCATGACCGCCTAGAAGTCAGTGAGATTATCAGCAGACATCCAAATCCCCTGATGCTCTATATTGCCAGCCGGGAGAAGAAGAATATCCGGTATTTCATGGATGGAAATCCGGCAGGCGGCACTGTGATCAATGACTATATGCTGGGTTACAGCAATCCGAATCTTCCTTTTGGAGGAGTGAATAACAGTGGTATCGGTAAGTCACTTGGTTTTCACTGTTTTATGGAATTTTCCAATAAGAGAAGTGTCATTCATCGTAAGTGGGGATCACTGGATATGATCTATCCGCCCTACAACAGCCGTGTCCTGTGGCTGGTCAAAAACCTGTACGGATGGATGTGA
- the mtbA gene encoding methylcobamide:CoM methyltransferase MtbA, which produces MDEYTPKERLARALKGESVDRMPAISVTQTGTVEQMEACGAFWPEANEDAEKMATLAEAGHKVIGFEAVRVPFDITAEAEFFGCDIKAGTKEQQPSVVGHIVKSMDDIAKLKDYDISKGRVGVVCEAIRILAEKYGNELPIMGSMLGPFSLAQHMNGDDWFMAIMTDEEFGHALMELTTEFNIAYAKKMVENGADTMVIIDPTASAMLIGDEFYQKFVVPAHKKIADAMRELNVATVLHICGDTTPSLPLMESSGVDAISVDQNVDAATACGMVDKAVIIGNLDPVSALWKKTPEEIQKISQDVLDTGVGLLAPGCGIVSKTPNANLQAMVEAAKSHKY; this is translated from the coding sequence ATGGATGAATATACACCTAAAGAGCGGCTGGCACGTGCATTAAAAGGAGAATCAGTTGACAGGATGCCAGCTATATCCGTTACTCAAACGGGAACCGTAGAGCAAATGGAAGCCTGTGGCGCATTCTGGCCTGAAGCTAATGAAGATGCAGAAAAAATGGCCACTCTTGCAGAAGCCGGTCATAAGGTCATTGGATTTGAGGCTGTACGTGTTCCTTTCGATATCACAGCAGAAGCTGAGTTCTTTGGCTGTGACATTAAAGCAGGTACAAAGGAACAGCAACCATCTGTTGTAGGACATATTGTGAAATCAATGGATGATATTGCCAAGCTCAAGGACTATGATATCAGCAAAGGCCGTGTTGGTGTTGTCTGTGAAGCTATCAGGATACTTGCAGAGAAATATGGTAATGAACTGCCAATAATGGGCAGCATGCTGGGTCCTTTTTCACTGGCTCAGCATATGAATGGTGATGACTGGTTCATGGCGATAATGACAGATGAGGAGTTTGGTCATGCACTCATGGAACTCACAACAGAGTTCAACATCGCTTATGCAAAGAAAATGGTAGAGAACGGAGCGGACACTATGGTCATCATAGACCCAACTGCAAGTGCAATGCTCATTGGTGATGAGTTCTACCAGAAATTCGTGGTGCCAGCTCACAAGAAGATCGCTGATGCAATGCGTGAATTGAATGTTGCAACCGTACTTCACATCTGTGGAGATACCACGCCAAGTCTGCCATTAATGGAATCATCAGGAGTGGACGCCATCAGTGTTGACCAGAATGTGGATGCTGCAACAGCTTGTGGAATGGTCGATAAGGCAGTGATCATAGGAAATCTTGATCCTGTAAGTGCCCTGTGGAAAAAGACGCCTGAAGAGATCCAGAAAATATCACAGGATGTCCTGGATACAGGTGTTGGACTGCTTGCACCCGGATGTGGTATTGTCAGCAAGACACCGAATGCAAACCTTCAGGCAATGGTCGAGGCAGCAAAGAGCCACAAATATTAA